One part of the Prochlorococcus marinus str. MIT 9313 genome encodes these proteins:
- the bioB gene encoding biotin synthase BioB: protein MTVLIAKDLTFEPVVHRYDWTVDEVRELLERPLMDLLWQAQLVHRTANPGYRVQLASLLSVKTGGCQEDCAYCPQSMHNSSDVEGQPDLVVQIQTVLERARAAKDAGADRFCMGWAWREIRDGAQFEAMLAMVSGVRELGLEACVTAGMLTEKQASRLADAGLTAYNHNLDTSPEYYDQIITTRTYQERIETLQKVRSAGITLCCGGIIGMGESTVDRASLLCVLANINPHPESVPINGLVAVEGTPLQDLPAVDPLEMVRMVATARILMPRSRVRLSAGREQLGREAQILCLQAGADSIFYGDSLLTTSNPDVKTDRELLSQAGVHANWEESDE from the coding sequence ATGACCGTGCTTATTGCCAAGGATCTCACTTTTGAACCCGTTGTTCATCGTTATGACTGGACAGTGGATGAGGTGCGGGAACTTTTGGAGCGACCACTTATGGACTTGCTCTGGCAGGCCCAGCTTGTGCATCGGACGGCAAATCCTGGCTATCGGGTCCAGCTGGCTTCTTTGCTCAGCGTGAAGACGGGAGGATGCCAGGAGGATTGCGCTTATTGCCCCCAGTCCATGCACAACAGTAGTGATGTTGAAGGGCAGCCCGATCTAGTGGTTCAGATCCAAACAGTGCTTGAGCGCGCACGGGCCGCCAAAGATGCTGGTGCGGATCGCTTTTGCATGGGATGGGCTTGGCGGGAGATCAGAGATGGTGCCCAGTTTGAAGCCATGCTTGCGATGGTGAGTGGTGTACGGGAGTTGGGACTAGAGGCCTGTGTTACTGCCGGCATGCTGACTGAAAAGCAGGCTTCTCGGTTGGCAGATGCGGGATTGACTGCCTACAACCACAATCTCGATACCAGCCCTGAGTACTACGACCAGATCATCACAACGCGCACATACCAAGAGCGAATCGAAACCCTTCAGAAGGTTCGTTCAGCTGGCATCACTCTTTGCTGTGGGGGCATCATCGGGATGGGGGAATCAACTGTGGATCGAGCCTCTCTTCTTTGTGTACTAGCCAATATCAACCCTCATCCTGAGAGTGTTCCAATTAATGGGCTGGTGGCAGTGGAGGGCACGCCATTGCAGGACCTACCTGCGGTGGATCCTTTAGAGATGGTGCGCATGGTTGCGACGGCTCGAATTCTGATGCCTCGCAGTCGTGTCCGTCTAAGCGCAGGGCGTGAGCAGCTTGGTCGAGAGGCTCAGATCCTTTGTCTCCAAGCGGGAGCTGATTCGATCTTTTACGGCGATAGTTTGCTAACTACCAGCAATCCTGATGTAAAAACTGATCGCGAACTTCTCTCTCAGGCAGGAGTTCATGCGAATTGGGAGGAGAGTGACGAATGA
- the rimI gene encoding ribosomal protein S18-alanine N-acetyltransferase, translated as MLKHDIQAMEVIHLGPEQINACMELNQLALNGLWSKQQWIQELIDSRSLCMGVLKSSTLLALACGWLVVDELHLTAIGVHPQHRRQGLARLLLSKLLEQGQRTGAIHATLEVARNNSAARGLYESCGFKTAGCRHHYYSNGQDALIQWLSLGKQAEPRQKI; from the coding sequence ATGTTGAAGCACGACATCCAAGCAATGGAAGTCATCCATCTAGGGCCGGAACAGATCAATGCGTGCATGGAGCTGAATCAACTCGCACTCAATGGACTCTGGAGCAAACAGCAATGGATTCAGGAATTGATCGATTCCCGCAGTCTCTGCATGGGAGTGCTCAAGTCTTCAACACTGCTTGCTTTGGCCTGTGGCTGGCTAGTGGTAGACGAACTTCATCTCACCGCAATAGGCGTTCATCCTCAACATCGCAGACAGGGCCTTGCCCGTCTGCTGTTATCAAAGTTGCTCGAGCAAGGGCAACGAACAGGAGCCATCCACGCCACACTCGAAGTTGCCAGAAACAATTCGGCGGCCAGAGGGCTTTACGAAAGCTGCGGATTCAAGACAGCAGGATGTCGTCATCACTATTACAGCAACGGACAAGATGCTCTGATCCAATGGCTAAGCTTAGGGAAGCAGGCTGAGCCAAGACAAAAGATTTGA
- the cdaA gene encoding diadenylate cyclase CdaA, producing MNLWGVVDPRLLDVLFASALGVLLFSRVNERRTLWLLRGYLFLVALAWFVQRFENLPLTSKLVDALVLACSLSLAILWQGELRRLMELLGTGRLAVLLGNPQNELRATASTVAQLTEAAGRLSQSRRGALVVVDMGSDLRPEDFLNPGVLIDAQLSSELLLNLFASDTPLHDGAVLVKGNRIVSAGVILPLSRQGISRYGTRHLAALGITERFDRCICVVVSEETGTLSLASQGRLERPITSSRLQDLLKELLGSSLGAAATKGASSPVKASAVATQASSRLSVSSSIEEPLP from the coding sequence GTGAACTTGTGGGGGGTGGTAGATCCGCGCCTGCTCGATGTTTTGTTTGCTTCGGCCCTTGGCGTCTTGCTTTTTTCTAGGGTCAATGAGCGGCGCACCCTGTGGTTGTTGAGGGGCTACCTCTTTTTGGTTGCCTTGGCTTGGTTTGTGCAACGCTTTGAAAATCTTCCGCTCACTTCAAAGTTGGTGGATGCGCTGGTTTTGGCTTGTTCTTTGTCATTAGCGATCCTTTGGCAGGGGGAACTGAGACGTTTGATGGAATTATTGGGAACAGGTCGCCTGGCCGTTCTCCTTGGCAATCCTCAGAACGAGTTACGGGCCACCGCCAGCACCGTTGCCCAGCTTACCGAGGCGGCTGGACGTTTATCTCAGAGCCGCCGTGGAGCATTGGTTGTTGTTGATATGGGTAGTGATCTTCGTCCAGAAGACTTCCTTAACCCTGGTGTGCTGATCGATGCCCAGCTAAGTAGTGAGTTGCTGCTGAATCTTTTTGCATCTGATACGCCTCTCCATGACGGGGCCGTACTTGTAAAGGGGAATCGGATCGTTTCTGCTGGTGTGATTCTGCCCCTCTCGCGGCAGGGCATCAGCCGTTATGGCACGAGACATTTAGCAGCTTTGGGGATAACAGAACGTTTTGATCGCTGTATTTGTGTGGTGGTTTCCGAAGAGACTGGAACATTGTCTCTTGCAAGCCAGGGCCGGCTTGAACGGCCCATCACCAGTAGTCGTCTGCAGGATTTGCTTAAGGAGTTGCTTGGTTCCTCATTAGGAGCAGCAGCTACGAAGGGGGCCTCTAGTCCAGTCAAAGCTTCGGCTGTTGCTACACAAGCTTCATCCAGGCTTAGCGTGAGCAGCTCTATCGAGGAACCACTCCCTTGA
- a CDS encoding isoprenyl transferase yields the protein MSRRSATSSGHPKVCACPSGLDPYRLPNHVAVIMDGNGRWAKARGLPRMVGHRAGVEALKRTLRLCSDWGIGALTAYAFSTENWSRPGDEVNFLMTLFERVLQRELESLEREKVRIRFLGDLEGLPSGLQELISEATELTVRNNGIHFNVCTNYGGRRELVLAAQKLAQRAARGDLDPTLIDENSFEAELLTAGEVDPDLLIRTSGERRISNFLLWQLAYAEIHVTDVCWPDFDEVALTKALFDYQSRCRRFGGLDPIAANHLGS from the coding sequence TTGAGCCGCCGTTCGGCCACTAGTTCAGGCCATCCAAAGGTCTGTGCATGTCCCTCGGGGCTTGATCCCTATCGGCTACCTAACCATGTGGCTGTGATTATGGATGGGAACGGACGCTGGGCCAAGGCCAGAGGCCTGCCTAGGATGGTTGGCCATCGCGCTGGCGTAGAAGCTCTCAAGAGAACCCTTCGTCTTTGCAGTGACTGGGGCATTGGCGCCCTTACGGCTTATGCCTTTTCTACGGAGAATTGGTCTCGCCCTGGAGATGAGGTGAATTTCTTGATGACTCTGTTTGAGCGTGTGCTGCAGAGGGAGTTGGAGTCACTTGAACGTGAAAAGGTACGGATTCGTTTCCTGGGAGACCTTGAGGGTCTCCCATCAGGTCTGCAGGAGTTGATCAGTGAGGCCACCGAGCTCACTGTTAGGAACAATGGCATTCACTTCAATGTCTGCACCAATTACGGTGGTCGCCGTGAACTGGTGCTTGCGGCACAGAAACTTGCACAACGCGCTGCAAGAGGGGATCTTGATCCAACTTTGATTGATGAGAACAGTTTCGAGGCTGAGTTACTCACGGCTGGTGAGGTTGATCCAGACCTGCTGATCCGCACCAGTGGTGAGCGACGGATCAGTAATTTTCTGCTCTGGCAACTCGCCTATGCAGAAATTCACGTCACCGATGTGTGCTGGCCTGATTTTGATGAAGTAGCTTTGACAAAAGCTCTTTTTGATTACCAGTCACGCTGTCGTCGTTTCGGCGGTTTGGATCCAATCGCAGCGAATCATCTGGGATCTTGA
- the lysA gene encoding diaminopimelate decarboxylase, which produces MMSSSPYEPGRDPLSPNCNLAPITTELDAQSRLIVGGCQLSELAECYGTPLYVLDEATLRAACQSYRGALQRHYPGPSLPIYASKANSSLMMSSLVASEGFGLDVVSAGELLTALKGGVPGDCIVLHGNNKSDQELLLAYRNGVTIVADNQHDLDRLSQLVPVGADPAKLMLRFTPGIECHTHEYIRTGHLDSKFGFDPDQLESVLNQLLGCRWARLTGLHAHIGSQIFELEPHQDLADVMAGALQLARRLGHPVMDLNVGGGLGVRYVSSDDPPSIDNWVKVVAEAVNQACRSRNLDLPRLMCEPGRSLVAAAGVTLYRVGSRKTIPGLRTYLSVDGGMSDNPRPITYQSLYTACLADRPLASPDETITLVGKHCESGDVLLKDLALPYASSGDVLVVFATGAYNVSMSSNYNRIPRPAAVLVHSGHSELVQRREQPEDLLRYDVMPERFLALG; this is translated from the coding sequence ATGATGTCATCCAGCCCCTATGAGCCTGGGCGGGATCCCCTTAGCCCCAATTGCAACCTCGCGCCGATTACAACCGAACTTGATGCGCAATCACGCTTGATCGTTGGAGGCTGTCAACTGAGCGAATTGGCGGAGTGTTATGGCACCCCTCTCTATGTGCTTGACGAAGCCACCTTGAGGGCAGCTTGTCAGTCATACCGTGGGGCATTACAGCGTCACTATCCAGGGCCATCTCTTCCTATCTATGCCTCTAAGGCCAATAGCTCATTGATGATGAGCAGCCTGGTGGCTTCAGAAGGTTTTGGGCTGGATGTGGTCTCAGCAGGTGAGTTGCTTACCGCTTTGAAGGGAGGTGTGCCGGGCGATTGCATTGTGCTTCATGGCAACAACAAATCTGATCAGGAGCTGCTGCTTGCCTATCGCAATGGCGTCACAATCGTTGCTGATAATCAGCATGATCTGGATCGCCTCTCACAACTGGTGCCTGTTGGAGCAGATCCTGCAAAGTTGATGTTGCGTTTCACTCCGGGTATCGAATGCCATACCCATGAGTACATCCGCACCGGCCATCTTGATAGCAAGTTTGGTTTTGATCCAGATCAGCTGGAATCGGTTCTGAATCAGTTACTCGGCTGTCGCTGGGCACGCTTAACGGGACTCCACGCTCATATTGGATCGCAGATCTTTGAATTGGAACCTCATCAGGATCTGGCAGATGTGATGGCTGGTGCTCTGCAACTGGCTAGGCGCCTGGGTCATCCAGTCATGGATCTCAACGTTGGAGGAGGTCTAGGTGTCAGATATGTCAGTTCTGATGATCCACCTTCAATTGATAACTGGGTCAAGGTGGTTGCCGAGGCAGTGAATCAAGCCTGTCGTTCTCGTAACCTGGATTTGCCCCGGTTGATGTGTGAGCCGGGTCGCTCTCTGGTCGCTGCTGCCGGAGTCACCCTTTATCGGGTTGGATCACGCAAGACCATCCCAGGGCTGCGCACCTATCTTTCTGTCGATGGAGGGATGAGTGATAACCCCCGCCCAATCACGTATCAATCTCTCTATACGGCTTGCCTTGCTGACCGACCGTTGGCCTCGCCAGACGAGACGATCACTCTGGTTGGCAAGCATTGTGAATCTGGGGATGTTCTGCTTAAGGACCTTGCTTTGCCATATGCCAGCAGTGGAGACGTCTTGGTGGTTTTTGCGACAGGGGCTTATAACGTCTCTATGAGTTCTAACTACAACCGCATCCCACGACCTGCAGCGGTCCTTGTTCATTCAGGCCACTCGGAGTTGGTGCAGAGGCGGGAGCAGCCAGAAGATCTTCTGCGATATGACGTTATGCCGGAACGATTTTTAGCGTTAGGCTGA